The Streptomyces sp. HUAS MG91 sequence GCGTCGCCCCCTCGGGCGCCGCGATCGTCGCCGACGCGACCCCGATCATGCCGACCGCGTACACGGAGACGAAGAGGCCGAGCGCCGGATAGAGCGCGGTCTTCCAGCGGGAGGCGGTGGCGGGCAGATAGCGCGAGTAGTCGGCGGCGTTGGGGTTCCACCCGGCCGCGTACCCCCACGCCGAACTGAACGCGAGCAGGAACCCGCCGAGGCCGCCGCCGGAACCGCCGCCCGAGAAGTCGGCCTTGCCGAACGTCCAGACGCCCGCGAGCAGGAAGACCACCGCGAGCACGGGCAGCGCGTACCGCTCGAAGGCGTGCACGAAGTTGTGGCCGATGAAGCCGATGGCGATCTCCGCCGCGACCACGAGGAGCAGGGAGGGCAGCGGGCGCAGCCCGGTCAGGGAGTTCAGCGCGAAGGCGGCGCTGACGCTGTTCACCGCGAACCAGCCGACCCCCGCCACGATCGCGTTGACCGTGCTCGGCAGCAGATTGCCGCGCCGCCCGAACGCGAACCGGCCGATCGCCATCTGCGGCACCCCGAACCGGGGCCCGTCCAGGCTCAGCACCCCGTGGGTGAGGGCGCCGACGGCGGTGCCGAGCAGCAGGGCCGCGGCTGCCTGCCAGAAGCTCAGGCCGAAGAAGAGGACGGAGATCACGCCGATGTAGACGGTCGCGAACTCGATGTTGGGAGAGGCCCACGTCCAGATCAACTGCCGTGGACTTCCGTGCCGTTCGGCCGCGGGGATCGGCTCGGAACCGGCCGTCTCGACGGCGATGACCTTGTCGCCGTACGCGGGCGGGGCGGCCGGAGCGGTGTCTGTGCTGGTGGAGGCGGTCGTCATGCCCCCTGAGTGTCCGGTGGCGGACGCGCCGCGCACAGGGGCGCACTGTCCGCTTCCGGGGGTGCGGCGGCGTACAGGATGTACGCCGCCGCGCGATCGGCGGTTACTCGCCGATGTCCTCGTTCCACAGCTCCGGCTTCGCCGCGATGAAGTCCTCCATCATGCCCACGCACTCGGGGTCGTCCAGCAGCACGATCTCGACGCCGTGCTCGGCCAGCCAGTCGTGCCCGCCGTGGAAGGTGCGCGCCTCT is a genomic window containing:
- a CDS encoding cytosine permease, whose protein sequence is MTTASTSTDTAPAAPPAYGDKVIAVETAGSEPIPAAERHGSPRQLIWTWASPNIEFATVYIGVISVLFFGLSFWQAAAALLLGTAVGALTHGVLSLDGPRFGVPQMAIGRFAFGRRGNLLPSTVNAIVAGVGWFAVNSVSAAFALNSLTGLRPLPSLLLVVAAEIAIGFIGHNFVHAFERYALPVLAVVFLLAGVWTFGKADFSGGGSGGGLGGFLLAFSSAWGYAAGWNPNAADYSRYLPATASRWKTALYPALGLFVSVYAVGMIGVASATIAAPEGATPTGAFTGHLPDWLGNLTLLAIILGGVSANALNIYSSAMSVTSLGLRLPSWLGRSTLVVISGLAGTAAAWASLADAGAAYEAFLLVIAYWIGPWLGVVMVERWRMRTVAHAELAGRLTDPSFTNWPGFAALLTGAAVSVPLFSHQEKFVGWAADKWPGLGDVTCVVGFAVSAAVYAAARRVLAARTAGPRAASA